AAAATAAGTAATCGCAGGTTTAGACTGTAAACCAATTATATAGACAAAGGTAAAAAAACTAGTTAATGCAACAATCACAATTATGATCGACCATTTTTTCATCAAACCACGTCCTTTTAACATGCTTGTCTCATACATTCTATGTTGCATTCATGAGAGGTATGCTGATTTAATGCAGGAAATGTATAGAACGTCGCTTGTTGTTGAACACTATCCATAGTAATTTAAATGGAACAGGTGAGCATATGCAAAAGGAAGGACAATCACTATTTTCATCGTTTGAAAAAAATCGCGACTATATCCATGAGCGATTGGCGGTCGATCAAAGCTTTGATATTATTCAACGTGACTTGGAGTATGCAGGTATTAAAATGGCTTTGTTTGTCATTGATGGTTTTGGTAAGGATGATATTTTACTTTATATCATGCAGCTATTTGCGGAACTGGATACGGAAGACTTACAGCCAAATGCATTAAAAAAACTATTGGAAAGATATATTCCTTATATAGAAGTGGATGAAGCGGATGATTTAAACGAGGTAAGTGACCTTATTCTTGGTGGACCTGCTGCCTTAGTTGTAGAAGGGGCAGACAAAATCATCATTATTGATGCCAGAACTTATCCTGCTCGTACTCCACAGGAACCAGATTTAGAGAGAGTTGTCCGCGGTTCTCGGGACGGATACGTGGAAACGATTATTTTTAATACAGCATTGACGAGGAGAAGAGTTCGAGATCGTTCCTTGCGCATGGAATATATGCAAATTGGTAGAAGGTCGAAAACGGATATTTGTATTTGCTATTTAGCAGACATAGCTGATGAACACAGAGTGGATAGTTTAAAGAAAAAGCTCGAAGCGATTGATACAGATGGACTTCCCATGGCAGAAAAGACGATTGAAGAATATATTAGTGGAAGGCACTGGAACCCTTATCCAACAGTCAGATATACAGAACGTCCTGATACAGCTGCAACGCATCTTTATGAAGGACACGTCATTATTATTATTGATGGTTCACCAAGTGTAACGATAACTCCTGCTACATATGCACATCACCTGCAGCATGCGGAGGAATATAGACAAAAACCTTTAGTCGGAGCTTATTTGCGGTTTGTACGTTTTTTTGCAGTTTTAGCTTCCATTTTTATTCTTCCGTTATATTATTTATTTACAAAGCACCCTGAGTATTTGCCAACTAATCTGCAGTATATTGGACCTGATGAAGCGGGTGTCGTTCCGCTGCTTGTCCAATTTTTACTGGCAGAAGTGGGGATAGATGTTTTACGTATGGCAGCTATTCATACTCCTTCTTCACTAGCGACTGCTCTTGGTTTAGTGGCAGCTATTATGATTGGTGAAGTTTCGGTTCAGGTAGGCTGGTTTTCGCATGAGGTTGTGTTATATTTAGCGGTAGCTGCTATTGGTACGTATGCGACGCCCAGTTATGAGTTAAGCTTAGCAAATCGTTTAGCACGGATTTTCTTGCTTTTAACTGTAGCTTTATTTGGAGGAGTTGGCTATATCGCAGGGATAACGATTTGGATACTATATTTGGTCAGAATGGAATCTTTTCACGTAGCCTACTTTTGGCCATTTATACCATTTTCGTATCGTCCTTTTCGAGATGTGTTTCTACGCTCACCAATTCCGCTGAAAAATCGCAGACCCGCTTTTTTACATCCAAAAGATCCAGATCGGTAGTCATATGTAGATTTGCCATCTTGAAGGCAAACGTATTTACAAAAGAATTGGTAAAAACTCGGCGCTTGGAGTCGAGTTTTTTTATAAGATAAAAAGTATAAAATGAGGTGCTTGTGGATAACGAAATAACCGAATAGCCACGTCCGGCTCATGAGCCCAGCAACTAGGCGACTTTAGAATGTGCCCTACGATAAGGCCTCATCGGTTCGTCGCTAAGGGGAAGGCCGACTAAAAACGGGCTTGCCGCTCAGGCGTCGGCATACTCCTGTTTTTAGTGGCATGATTCCTAAATCTTTAGTTGATTCGTTCCATTCGCTACGTTGCTAAACGGGCGCCCCGCGCCTTTGTTCCACTATAGGAAAGTATAAGATTTTTTTGGTTTATAGTATAAGAAAAACAAAGGCTTCCGCCATAAGACTTGGCGACAAGCCAAGTTTTTCTAATATAATTGAAATATATTAATATAAATGCAATACTTGAGATAAGAGCAATTTTGGTCAAAAAATTTCATTTTTCTCATAGTAATTTTCTTTCGTTCATGAATTTAGTATAATAAATTTGGTGATTTTATGAAATCGATTTATGAAATACAGCAATTTTTAAGGAAATATGGTACATTTATTTATACTGGGAGTCGATTAGGAGACTTGCAGATGATGGAGTTAGAAATAAATGAATTATATCAGCTTGGCTTTATAGAAAACAAACTATTCATGGAAGCAAAATTATTACTAAAAAAAGAGATGACATCAGTGCAAAAGCAGAAAAAGGGGAGTCTATAGCTGTGGAACAAATTATTATTGGTATGGATATTGGTGGAACAACTGCAAAATTGGGACTAATTAGTGACATAGGTGATATTATCTACAAATGGGAAGTCCCAACAAATACCGATGGTGGCGGTCAACATATAGTCGATGATATTTGGAATTCGGTTAGTCAAAAGCTGCAAGAATTACAATATAAACAAGACCAAGTACTTGGAATAGGGGTTGGTGCTCCTGGATTTATAGAAGATAAGACAGGGTTTGTATATGAAGCGGTAAATATCGGATGGAAAAACTATCCTTTAGGTGAATTCCTCACTGAAAGATCCAAGCTTCCAGTATTTGTTGAGAATGATGCAAATGTAGCTGCTTTAGGAGAAAACTGGCGTGGAGCAGGCAATCAAGTAGCTAATTTAATAGCGATTACACTTGGTACTGGTGTAGGCGGCGGTATTATTGCAAACGGTAGAGTTGTTAGTGGAGAAGCAGGTATTGGAGGGGAGATCGGTCACGTAATTGTCGATCTAAATGGCTCTAATTGTAATTGTGGTAGGAAAGGATGCTTAGAAACCATAGCTTCTGCTACTGGTATTGCACGACAGGCGATAGAAAAAGCACAGTCTTCACCTGAAAGTGGATTAGCAAAAATCTTAGCTGCAAATGGGTCGTTGACTTCTAAAGATGTTTTTCAACTAGCGGAAGAAGATGACTCAGAGGCAAAGGAAATTGTTGCATATACAATGGACGTTTTAGGCATGGCAATTGCAAATATGTGTGTGACACTTAGTCCAGCAAAAGTATTAATTGGTGGAGGGGTTTCAAAAGCTGGACAACCTTTACTGACGGCTATAGAAAAAGCGTTTGTTCGCTATGCACTCCCTAAGATAAGTGAGAATTGTGAGTTGAAATTTGCTCAGTTGGGAAATGATGCAGGGATTATTGGAGCAGCCTTTCTAGTAAAGCAGAAGCTAGAGAAAAAAATATTTGGTGAAGAAATTTAGTAATCTATGAAACTTTTTTAATAACTAAAACGTCTAATTAATATGTATGTTTTATAGAGATTTAAAGAAGTAATTGAAATTCATCGTTAGAAGCAGTAGAATTTGTCCCGCATATAAGGTGCTGTAAGATTCCTACTTCAAGTATTGAAGGATTCATACTACAACAGGTCTAAGTGGGAGATAACAGCACCTAAATGTCCTATATCGTAAGAGGTCTTTAGGTCATACCATTATGGTACTAACAATCAGTGGGGATGAAAGAAACCCCATGCGGATGGAAGATTCACTTTATGCGATCACTTGCGTCTGGTTTTGTGAGTCGCTATTTTCCTGTCTTTATCAAGAGTGTTCTAAATGTTTTGAATGATATTGCATTTGTGACAAGCAGGTATTTATAGGTATGTAAGCCTTAAAAAAAGTTTAATTCGTAAACAGAAAGGGTATAGAAACTTATCCAGAACTGTAACCTTCATGTTGTAAGATGCATATATCATGCAATATGTTTCTGTTCTACTAATTTTGCTAAGGAACTTTAAGCTGTTCACATCATGTCAGACTATTTCAGCCATGAGAGTAACTGGCTTGAATTAGCAAAACAACGACGTAAATAAAAAAACTTTTACTTGTTAAACCAAGAAGAGAGGGGAAAAGAACTAGGAGGAAGTTGTATGAAGTTACAATTTAACAAATTACCTTTATTTATTTTAGCGACGTTTTTGTTTGGAGTAAAAACGTATCTTGTATACCGTTTTATGTTCTCCATTGATTTAGAGAATATGATGCAAGAGATTATTTTATTTATTAATCCGTTCGTATCTGCATTTTTAGTCTTTGCTATGAGCGTATGGTTTAAAAAACAGCAAAGACAAATGAAGTTTTTGCGATATACGGTTTTAATTGGTTCATTCATTATTTATGCGAATCTCGTATTCTATCGTTCCTTTACCGATTTTATAACCATTCCACAGCTTTTTCAGGCAAGTAATGCTGCCGATTTAGGATCAAGTATTTTAACACTAATCAAGCCGTATGATATTTTATTGTTCGCAGATGTGATTATTATTTGGCTTATCAGCAAGCGACGTCCTGAACAAATGACTGCACGCTATCCAAAAAGCGGGAAAGTTTTTGCGTTAGCGATGTCACTTGTATTAGTAGCCGGAAATTTCTTTTTAGCGGAAATGGAACGTCCGCAATTGTTTACTCGTGCGTTTGATCGTGAGTATTTAGTAAAGAATATTGGTTTGTTTAATTACCATATTTATGATATTGCGACACAAGCAAAAGCGAAAACCCAACGCGTATTTGCAGATGGTACTGAATTACCGGAAATTCAAGCTTATATGGATGAGAATTTGAAAAGAAGTGAAGCGTCTGAATTGTTTGGTGTAGCAAAGAATAAAAATGTGATTTTTATTAATGCGGAGTCCATTCAAAGCTTTGTGATTAATAATAAAGTAAACGGAGCACCAATTACACCATTTTTAAATTCCTTAACGAAGGATGAAGATACGTTTTACTTTGAAAATTTCTATCATCAAACAGAACAAGGCAAGACGTCTGATTCAGAGTTTCTCGTGGAGAACTCGTTATATCCGCTTTCCCGAGGTGCTGTTTTCTTTACCCATGGACAGAATGAATATCATGCGATGCCGGAAATTTTAGGTGAAAATGGGTATTATACTAGCGTATTACATGCTAACAATAAAAGCTTTTGGAATCGAGATCAGATGTATCAAAGTTTAGGATTTGACCACTATTATGGCGAAGAGTCTTATGAAATTACGGAAGCGAATTCGATTGGCTGGGGATTGAAAGATAAGCCTTTCTTTGAACAATCAACCGATATTTTGCAGGAGATGGAACAACCGTTTTATTCTAAATTAATTACCTTAACCAATCATTTTCCGTTTGATCTAGAAGAAGAGGATCGTTCAATTGAACCATATGATTCCAATTCTAATACGTTAAATAACTACTTTCCAACAGTAAGATATATGGACGAGTCGATTGAATTGTTTTTTGAAGAGCTAAAGCAAGCTGGACTTTATGAAGATTCCATAATCGTTATTATGGGTGATCATAATGGGATTAGTGCAAACCATAATCGCGCAATGAGTCAATATTTAGGAAAAGATGAAATCACGCCATATGATTATGTCCAATTACAACGTGTCCCATTATTTATTCATATACCTGGTTATGGAAACGGCGAGGTAAAATCCGAGGTAGCTGGTCAAATCGATATGAAACCGACACTGCTAAACTTGTTAGGCATTAAGAATAAGCAAGATATTCAATTCGGGAATGATTTATTCAGCGATCAGCGTAAAGATTTTATCGCTTTACGTAATGGAAGCTTTATAAGCAATGAATATATATATACGAGTGATACATGCTACAATCGAGAGACAGGAGAACCGATAATAGAAGAAACGGATGAGCAATCTGAAAATAACCAGCCTCCTAATGCTTGTGATTCCATACGCGAGCAAGTAGAAAAAGAACTAGGATATTCTGATGATTTGATTTACGGTGATTTGTTCCGTTTTATCAACTTTGATAAAAAATAAGCCAATAGAAAAAGCTGACCATTGCGGTCAGCTTTTTACTGTTTATCCTTTTAACTCGGTAATAATGGTGGCAATAGCAAAGAAGCCAAATGCTAATGCTGTTACTGCAGAAAATCCAATGGCAAGAATATTTTTGTATTTCATTTGACGGATGATAGATACAACTGCAAGTATAGCTACTAATAAAAACAAAACCCCTAATACGATATGCATGAATCTTCTTCCTCCTTATAGCTTCTCATTTCCTATTGTTGGTATAGAAAATGTATTTGTATTATTATGTAACTAGTGCGGTTATATTCCTTATTCTATAGCATTATATGTTGTTTGTCGAGACTTAGCATTGATAATTTCTGTTAGCTTCCAATTAACGTGAAAATGACATCTTAGAGCACATAATTATTACATGAGGCGGTTATTTCAAGCGCCATCTTTTAGAAGCATGATGTTTTCTGCAAATAATGAGAGGAGATGGAACAATGAACTTACATACCATGCCCTTGGGGCCTTTGGGAACCAATTGTTATATTGTCTACGGAACAGAGGAAGCATTGATTGTTGATCCCGGCGGTGATGCGGAGAAAGTAACACAATTTTTGACTCGTCACCATTTAACACCAATAGCTATTTTATTAACACATGCCCATTTTGATCATATTGGCGCAGTGGATGAACTAAGAAAGAAGTATGACATCGATGTTTTTCTTCATGAGTTAGAAGCAAGCTGGTTAGAAGATCCAAGTAAAAATGGTTCCCTTTTATTTACACAACAAAAAGTGCAAACAGAAAAGCCGGACCAATTCCTATATCCGAAGAAAATGCAACTTGGAGAATTTTCTTTCAATGTATTACATACACCAGGCCATTCTCCTGGTAGTGTCAGTTTTGTGTTTACAAAAGAGCAATTCGTAATAAGTGGTGATGTATTATTTCAGCAAGGTATTGGACGTACGGATTTACCAGGGGGAGATTATCAGCAATTAGAAATGTCTATAAAGGAAATATTATATACATTGGACGGATCATTTACGGTTTATCCAGGTCATGGACCTGAAACAAATATTGAGTTTGAAAAGAAACACAATCCTTTTTTCACTGCATAAGCTAACGCAGACTGTTAGCATCATAATGAAAAAGGTTATGAACGTTACTTGCAAGGACAAGGTTGAAGAACAACAAAAAAGCCCTGCATAATAGTATGTAGCAGGGCTTTTTGTTGCCTCTTAATGTCCGAATCCAGGTATAAGTATAAATTCTGAATACCATGTAAAACCAATAAAGAATATGGTACAGTACGCTCCGAATAAATACATATACATGCGTTCAGATAATTTCAAATAACTTAATGTTAGGAAAAAGGCCGTTTGAACGAGGAAAAGTAATGCTGTTTTTTGCATATCTCCCACGAAAAACATTACGGTGAAAATTCCTGTCCAAAAGGCTAACACACGAAACATTCGATCCATGTCCATCCCCCTCCTTTTGGTAACCTTATCATAGTTATTATAAACGACCCGTATGGACTTGTAAATGAAAGTAATATTTATCCCGTATATAAGGTGCTGCAAGACTCCCACTTCAGGAGTTGAAAATTGTAGTGCAACAAGTCTAAGTGGGAGATAACAGCATCTAAATGCTCGATTGGTTTAGAGGCTTTTAGGTCATACTAACAATCAGTGGAGGAAGAAGGAAAACCCACATTGATTGAAGATTCGCTTTATTGTAACCTTTTGATTTTTACGTTAGAAAAATGAGTACTCCATTTTCGAGGAGTTTACGTGTATATTCTCTGTTTTTTTAGACCTCTATTTTTAACCTATTTTCGATTTTTTTACAGCACTTAAGGGAAGAGACCTTCGTATATAGTTTACTCCTATTTTCTCATCTACCGTAAAATCTATTTTTATTGAACGGGATAAAGATCAGAAATGCTACCAACATAGAATGCAATGATGGTTTTTGTATATTTTAGCTAGCTAGAAGGTCACTAGAAGGATGAAGGGGCATTGGAAGGACTTTTTAAGAAACCAGTAAGTTGCAGCTTGGATTGGTTATTCGTAGTAATAGTAAAAAACAGGCGGTATTTTTCGGGGGTTAAAGATGTTATTCGCACAGAAACTTCGCCGTAAGGAAATGAGATATCCATTTGGTTTTCTATCTCGCCGTTTTGGATTAATTCTTGCTTTATTTTTTCTCGCGACATTTGTACTAACGTTTCTATTTTTAGTTGCTCGATTTGGTTTTTGGTCATGATCACATTGTTTTGATAACGATGAACGGTCGTTGAAATGATCAGGAAAACGAGAGCTGTAACGAATAAGACAAGAGGCAGCATAAACCCAGATTCTTTATGGGTAAAAGATAATTTCTTTATCATGTTGTTCCCCCTCTATAGTAGTAACAGTCACTTGTAATCCATAAGGCAGTGGGGAAAAAGAAATATTTTTTACGTCTCGTAAATAAATTTCATGACCGGTATTATCGACTTGTCTTCGTACCAAGCTTCCGTACATTACAAACGTAGCTTCATCTCCATTCTGCATTATTAGTTTTAATTGGTCCGGATATATTTTTAGCTCTTGTGCTTGCATCACTTCATTACGCATAAATATAAAAAACTGTCCCACTGATAAATGCGTATTCGAATTTACTGTTGTGGAAGCGTCGCGGAGAACATAACTGACAAATGGAATACTAAATACCAAAATTCCAATTGTAATTAATGTTGTAACAAGTGTAAAACCTGATTCATGATGATATGGCGTAAAAGCATAATTCTTCGTTCGTTTGTTTAGCATTATTCCAGTATGCACACCCTTTCACGTATTCTTTTTCCTCGAGGATTTCAATGGTTACTGTACGTTTATTTACTTCTAAGTCGTATAATTTTATGGGGCTTTTCTTTTCCCAAATAGAAGGCTGCAGCTGGTCGTGAAGTTCATAGGCAATTTCAAGACGGTCACTTAATATTTTTTGTTCCACATGAAGAATTGAAATAGCTGGTGCGAGAACAATAATGAAAGTAAACAAAATACTAGAAGCAATAATTACTTCAACAAGTGTAAAACCATTATCCTTTTTCAACACGAAACCTACCTTTACCAAAGGGAAATATTATTTTATATCGTGTAGTGGGGGAATAGAGATAAAATGTTCGAGGTCGTTTAATATTTCCGTTCTTATTAAATTCAATAAAATGGTTGGCATTTTGATTAAACCAAAATCCTTCTGGCAAATGAACTTGCTGTATAATTCGCGTCGAATTTAATACCACATATTTGTCATGATAAAGTTGAATTTTTACTGCTCCGTATGTTGTAGCATGCATATGTTGTATTTTCATGACGTCAGATGCTAATTTATCGATCACATGATTGCTGTTAATTTTATTTACATGTGAAGAAAGTGGAGGTAACACCAATCCTAACATGATTAGCATAATGCTAAGCACAATTAACATTTCAATTAAGGTGAAACCGTTTGTTTGTTTCAACCGTTTAACCCCGTACTTTCCCTGTTTTACTGTCATACCCTAGTTCCTTATCATTACATGTTTTCTGTTCTTCATTAAGGTATTCTGGAACTAAAGCGTTCAAGCTAGTCGGAAATCGGTTATGTTCGGCATAGTAAGCATCAACTTGTGCTTGAACAACTGCTACCAATGCCTCACATCCCTTACTATTTACTTCTTGACTTCGTTTTCCTAAATTAGGAACAATAAGAATAATTAATACCGCAATAATCATTAAAACGATAAGCATTTCAATTAATGTAAAGGCTTCATTTTTCTTCCACATGGAAAGATCCCCCTTCGTAGCATTTTTTTAACACACAATTTTGGGTTATGCTTTAGTAATTAAATTGTTTTTATAAGCTGAAACATTGGCCACATTAATGTCATATAAATGAATAAAACAAAGCAGCCGATCATAATAAAGAAAACTGGCTGAATATAAGTGAGCATCTTAAGAATTCTGCGTTCGGTTTCCTCCATTAAGCTTTCAGCGTATACATTCAAATCCTTTTCCAATGTTGCTGTATTACTGTCCTTTTGAAAAATATTAGCAAGTGGTTTATCCAAAAATCGAAGTTGAGAGAGAAGTGCTGGAAGTTGCCGCCCTTCCGTTAATTGTGCTGTCATAAGCTTGGCATAGTAAGAAATAAGTGGCTGTTTCTTTTGATACATCATTTGCTGAAGAATTGCTTTAAATGGTAGACCAGTCTGAATTAACGTACTAAATTGAGTGGCAAATAAAAAAGAGGTTTGTACGGTTAAAAAATTCCTATATATCGGAAGGCGAGCGTAGAATGTAACTTGTCTATCTATAGGAATGTTACGTTTGAAATAATTCCAGCCTATTGCGAAGATACAAAGTGCGGCGGTTGTAAATATAAGTAGTAAAAGTAGCCAGTCTATAAGTGTCATTGCTATAACGAGAATTGCCGAAGAACCAGGGGTTCCTCGATATAAATCGATAAAGGAAGGCAGTACAACTTGTTTTAACATAAACAGGATGGGAAGGAAAATAAACAGTAAAAGGATGGGGTAGCGGATAGCCTGTCTAAATTTACTTTTATAGATAAGCCTCTGCTCAAACATCTGAAAGCTTCTCTTTATATTCTCCTGTAAATTTTGATTAGACATTGCAAAGGCAAGATAACTCGTAATAGATGGATGGAAAGAGGCTTTTTGTAGGGCTTGATCAAAGGTTGTGCCAGTTGTCAATTCATTCATGATTTGTTTGGCAAAGTCACTAAAACGCTTATCCCAAGCAATACTATCTAAAGCCTCAATAAGAGGATAACCATTAGTTAAAAGGTGGTGCAGACGTTTTAAAAAGCGTAATTGATCATGATGAGACAATTCATTCTTTTGTCTCGTTATATGTTTTTTCAGAAATGTATCCATAAGCATATGCCTTCTTTCGTAAGTGAGTAAATGAATGATATTGATCGGCGGACCAAATTATATCATTCTGAAAGTACTGGGTGAGTAAAGATTGATCAAGTAATTCAAGAATAGCGGCTCTTCGTTTACCATGCTTTTTGGTTTCAAATGACAGTAGTTGAATAGATGCAATGGCAATTAAAGACTGTTTTACATCCCCCATTGTTAAACCGAGACTTTTTAAACGATACAACGTTCCTAAACCATTGGCAGCATGTATCGTACTTAAAACGAGATGACCGGATAGGGACGCTTCTAAGGCAAATGCAGCCGTGGCAGCATCTCTAATTTCTCCCACCATGATAATGTCTGGATCATGTCGTAGTGCAGCTTTAAAGCCTGCTTGATACGTAATTCCCGCCTTTTCATTTATTTGCACCTGCAATATTTGCTCTAAGTCTTTTTCAATGGGATCTTCTAACGTAATTGCTTGTAGTGAATGTTGTTTGCGGATTGCTTCAAGAATGGCGTATAAGGTAGTTGTCTTGCCACTTCCTGTTGGTCCATTAATAAGAATAAGACCAGAGCGATTTTTCATCCATGCTAATAAAAGATGTAACTGATTCGGAAACAGAAATAATTGGTGGAGCGGAAGGGATGCTTGTTGGGGTAGAATTCGTATGGCCAAGCTCTCATTATGCTTTACGGGTAAAGCGGATAGACGCAGATCGTAGACTTGCCCAACTATCTGTAAGGTGATCGTCCCATTTTGCGGCTTTCTGGTCTCTCCAATATCCATGGCGGAAGTAAATTTAAAGTACGTAAGTAATAATTGGTAGGATGAATTAGAAATCGTTTTGTGAAAAATGCGATTACCTTGAATGCGATGATAGATATCGGTTTGAGCAGACAAAGGGGAGAAGTGGATGTCTGAAGCACCTTGCTCGATTGCATACAGTAATAATTTGGTAGCTTTTGCTTCTGCTGGATTCAAAAATTGATTCACCTCCTTATACCACCATATTTCGACAAAAGAAACAAAACTCCTTCTTTTTAAAAAAGATTTTTATTATGCTTATGTATAAAGGAATAAAAGACTACCTTAGACTGAAGGGAAAAGGCTTACAAAATAAATTTACTGAATAAAAG
This genomic interval from Virgibacillus pantothenticus contains the following:
- the comGA gene encoding competence type IV pilus ATPase ComGA — its product is MNQFLNPAEAKATKLLLYAIEQGASDIHFSPLSAQTDIYHRIQGNRIFHKTISNSSYQLLLTYFKFTSAMDIGETRKPQNGTITLQIVGQVYDLRLSALPVKHNESLAIRILPQQASLPLHQLFLFPNQLHLLLAWMKNRSGLILINGPTGSGKTTTLYAILEAIRKQHSLQAITLEDPIEKDLEQILQVQINEKAGITYQAGFKAALRHDPDIIMVGEIRDAATAAFALEASLSGHLVLSTIHAANGLGTLYRLKSLGLTMGDVKQSLIAIASIQLLSFETKKHGKRRAAILELLDQSLLTQYFQNDIIWSADQYHSFTHLRKKAYAYGYISEKTYNETKE